Genomic segment of Halalkalicoccus subterraneus:
GTTGGCGATGAGGAACGCCGCGAGGAACGCCGCGACGAACTCTCCGAGGGCGCCGAACCCGTCGAGGCCGGTCAGGTCCGCGATCCTATCGGGGAGGACGACGTCCTGCAGTGGCAGGACCATTCAGCGATCCACCTCCCCGAGGATGATGTCCAGACTGCCAAGCGAGGCGACCAGGTCGGCGACGTACTCGCCCTCAGCCATCTCCGGCAGCGCGTGCAGGTTCGAGAAACACGGGCTTCGGATCTTGAATCGGGCGGGTTTGTCGGTTCCGTCCGAACGCATGTAGATCCCGACCTCACCTTTCGCGCCCTCGACGGCACGATAGATCTCGGCGTCGGGGTCCGGTCGCAGCGTCCGGGGAACGTTGGCCTGAATCTCGCGGTCGTCCTCGGGCCAGTCCTCGAGCAGATCGATACACTGCTCGATGATTCGTGCGGATTGCTCGACCTCACGCATACGCACGAGCAGGCGTGAGTAGTTGTCGCCGGCGTCCTCGGTGACGACGTCCCAGTCGAGTTCCGGGTAGTACCCATAGGGATCGTCCCGTCGCAGGTCGTAGTCGATCCCCGACGCACGTGCGACGGGACCCGTACAGCCGTACTGTTTCGCGGTCTCGGGGTCGAGCACGCCCGTATCGACCGTCCGCTTCTGGAAGATCTCGTTCGACGTGATCAGGTCGTGGTACTCC
This window contains:
- a CDS encoding NADH-quinone oxidoreductase subunit D, whose protein sequence is DTMFLNIGPHHPATHGVLHLKTVLDGEQVVDVDPDIGYLHRCEEQMAQNGTYRHQIMPYPDRWDYSAQPTNEYAYARTIEDMADIEVPEYAQILRTMSAEFGRMMGHFLALGTFCLDIYGDFTAIFMYAIRDREKVQDILEDLTGQRMMLNYFRVGGVVWDLPEPREEFFEKIRDFLEELPVATQEYHDLITSNEIFQKRTVDTGVLDPETAKQYGCTGPVARASGIDYDLRRDDPYGYYPELDWDVVTEDAGDNYSRLLVRMREVEQSARIIEQCIDLLEDWPEDDREIQANVPRTLRPDPDAEIYRAVEGAKGEVGIYMRSDGTDKPARFKIRSPCFSNLHALPEMAEGEYVADLVASLGSLDIILGEVDR